The genomic DNA AACCCAGTAGAGTAGAAAAACACATCGGTAGTCGGCCACTACTAATTGAACTAGTTGTGTACTTTTGATGGATCCGACTGTATGAGTGCGTCTACCGTTGTACTAGCGTATGGGTCTCTCTCTATGGTGGTTTTCGTGCACAGGTACCGCGCGAGTATCGGCTGGAGTGTAGTACCTTGAAATACGGGATGCGAATAAATAGCTTACTAACGACGGTTGGTGATGTTGCTCTGATCGCGCCATCCATTAGGTTGGTAATATGAATATGTATCTCTTCATTGACGGTGCATTACTTTCTACTATAGGGTCATGTGTTAAATATACAATATGGCCGATTACGGCTCGATTCGCTACACGTGCACCAGTGTGTTGCAGTGTTTGTAGTCTAATTAGTTGTTTTCATAATGATACTTCTAAATTTAGTTTGCAAACAAACCTAGTGGACAACTCTAAAGGCAACCATCGAAAGCAATTATAggtggtgcgtgcgtgtttctTAACGTTGACACAGCTCAGAAGTAATCAGAAGTTTGTGTGGGGATAATATGGGAATTAGCTATGGCAGAAAGTACCCGTTTTAAGGTTTGGTTTCCctcgttttctgttttttcaaACACATAGCGACTAAAGCTTACAACTTTCGGTGGTTACGAATTACATTATAGACATTGCAATTATCATAGTAAAACCATATGTTGGAAGCATAAGTTGTGCGTTTGACCTCGATAATTACATCCTAACGGGGCGTGTAGTCTAAACAATCTTCAGTGGGTAACAGTTTTAATACTAATCCTGTTGCTTACTCTGCTGTAAGTATTTGGAAGGTGGAAGAAAGGCAGGAGCTACCTCCAGTGGAGGGAAATGAAGGAAACTTAAAAACACAGCGCATTACACTTACTTTATGCAGACACATTGTTTGTTCTAAGGCAATCGTTAGTAGCATAATATCTAATACTGTGCATTGAAACGGTTCTACACCATTCCATAGAAGATGTACTATAAACGTTCATTCACTTCATTCCGCGCTCCGTGTAGACCGACGTACAGCAGAGTAGTCAATGCTTAAATTAGACGTGTAATAACAGTACTGCCGTGCACTGGCAGGACACAGATTTGTGTTGGGATTGCGCCTGGCCTGGCGATAGATTCTTTGGTAGATAGCATcgtaaaaatgttaacaaactTGTTGTACCTACAAATTTTGCACTGATGAGATATATCGCCTATGGTATGACAGAGTGGTTGCCATTTTGGACCGTTTTagttgctctctctctctctctttctctcgtgtAAGAAGTACAACAAATACCTCGGAAATGGTTttgtgaaacaaacaaacatcttAACAAATACATTGCTCGCTCTCTGCTGGCTCTCGAACGCGTACCTTAGACTAATCCCCTACCCGTACAGATGGAATCCTTACAGGTGATCATATCGAAGGGCACCTGCCGCGTTCCGGTGTTTAagaatcttcatcatcatcatcgtccactATCGCCTGCCTGTCACCGGCTGTCTTGCGGCTGATCCTGCCCTTGATGATCTTCGTTACCGTTACCTTTGTCCCGCCGCCAAGGGCGGTACTGGTGGAGCCCCAGCCACGGATCGCTTCGCTCGTCGACATCAGCATCGAGTAGGACGTACCGAGTTCGCCCTCCTTGCTGTTGTGAATGCCGTACAGGAAGTACACGAGCATACCGATCGACAGCCAGATGAAGAAACGCAACCAGGTCAGGAAGCTCAGATGCACCATCAGCTCGATGTTACAGAAAATGCTCAATGCCGGTATGTACGGTACGAACGGTACCTTGAACTGCAATCCACGCTTGTTCTGATGATGAGCCGAGATGACAACAACGCCTGAAAGGAGGAGAAGCGATTTTTCACTTTCGTACCGCCAGTCTGTGGCTTAGATTCTGAGCGAAACTTTAACTTACACGCCACGAGACAGAACAGAAGGAACCCGTAAAGCCCTAACGCCCACCACGTTCCGTTGTACAGCTCGTCCCAGGAATTCTCCAACTGAAAGCAGACGGCTACACTCAGCACACAAAACATTAGCACGGCACCGGAACAGGCCACGCCCGGTTCGCACCGTCCCAGCACCGGTTCCAGCCACCGGAACTGTGGCCGTAGTCTACCGGCCAGCGCAATCTCAATCATTTCGCTCGTCGGCGATGATGGGTCGATGGTGCTCGACTGAGAGGACGAATCAATGCCGCCCCCGGCGGCACCTGCGGTCGTGCCAGGCAGGGCTGGTCCCCCATCTTCCTCATCCGTGCCGGGTGTGTCCGGTGCCAGGTGGACAGTTTCCTCTACCGATATTGGGCGGTAGCGCAGTACGATCACGCTCGCCGAAACGATCGTATAGGCGAGCAGCGTACCGATCGACATAAACTCGACCAACTTTTCCAGATCGAACAGCAGCGCCAACAGTGCACTACAGATGCCGGACAGGGCGAGATTCAGCAGCGGTACCTGCGTCTTCGTGTTAACCTTGCCGAAGCACGAAAACAGCAATCCATCGCTGGCCATCGCATACAGGCAGCGGGGCAAAGCGAAGAGTGATCCGAGCAGAGTCGTCGTCATCCCGCAGATGGCACCCGTGGAGATCGCATACTTTGCCCACGTTATGCCGCGCATACCGAACGCATCCGGTAGGGCCGCGGCCGGGTTGATTTCGTTGTAAGGAATCATGAGCGttagggcggcgctcaccaGCACGTACCCGACCGTCACCACGCACAGCGACAGGATGGTGGCCAACGGTATGGAGAAACTCGGATTTTTCGCCTCCTCACCGGACGTGGCAATACTGTCGAAGCCGACGAACGCGTAGAAACAGGTGGCCGCCCCGGCCAGCACACCGCCAAACCCGTACGGCATAAAGCCCTGCTCCGGCAGGGACCAGTTGTCGGGGGAGGCGTACCAGAagcccaacaccaccaccagcgccaTGACGGCCACGTTCACCGTGGTCAGGATGCTGTTTATCATGGCCGTCGCCTTGACACCGGCCGCCAGCGCTACGGCATAGCTGAGACACACGAAGCAGGCCAGAAAGTCGGGATACTTGGCCAGCAGCTGTTCGTGCATCTCGCCCGTAATTTCCATCGTAATGTTGGCCACTATGTTGCCCAGCATCGAGTCCACGTACCCGCTCCAGGCACGGGCGACCGAGGCCGCACCGAGCATGTGCTCCAGGATAATGTTCCAGCCGATGACAAACGCCCAAAATTCGCCGATCGAAACGTACGTGTAGACATAGGCCGAGCCCGCCTTCGGGACACGGGTACCGAACTCGGCGTAGCATAGGGCCGCCAGCAGTGAAACCAAACCGGCCAGTATGAACGAAAGCACGATCGCAGGGCCAGCCATCTCGCGTGCGACCGTACCGGTGAGCACGTAGATTCCTGCCCCGACCATGTGACCGATACCTGCAACGGAAACATTCAATTAGTGGTTTGTGAATTTATTAGCTTCGGTTATTTATTCAACGAACGATTCAGTGTACGAAGAAAGCAGTAATTCACGAGCTGAAGTACACTTGGGCTACAAGttctgcatcatcatcactaaCAACGGATCCTTGTGGATTAATCGCTCATCTCCGTAGTTGAGAAGTCTTGGCTAAATTCTACCCCAATTTCGGTAAAAgcctcgagaaggcccccgcCCCTCCCctctgacaaaatttgttaggcactgtaggatttacgcctgaatgtatgcaatccgcagtacacgttgcgaaagtttcacagtgtgctttcagtgtggtcaaaaatggttgaataaagtcgaatgaaatattgcttattgccatttatattggctcacaggagctacgtaatacaacatacacggtgtttccggactgtaacggaacattggttcgatggatggatggatgttaACGGGCGTAGATATTCAGgcaaggaggaaaaataaggataataacatttcaaatcacttcttacaatgtatattgtcatgctctactcgctgaccagtaacagtattaaggaacaagtTATGACAATACAAAAATCTCACtgtgtaataaaaatgacaggccacagtgctgcacgcaaaagattctagggccttctcgagtcttttaccccaATTTCTCTGCGTTCTCTCAGGATCGTATGCATTCAATCGAGCCAGCAAGTCAAGGGCGTCAATTTAAGCTAATCAGCATTATCTCAGGACTGTTGCAAGGCATAAGAAAGCATCAGTTTTCGGAAGCCTCAAGAGTAGCAAAAGATTTGCTGTTAGTTTGCTCTACTACTAAAAGATGTCTTTAGGTGAAAAATATTCTCTTCTTGGCACGTCCTTGAACATGTTTGGTTCCATATGTTTACGCCCGTGCCATAGATACGGGGTGCGTGAGCAGCTGTGATTACTGCAGTTGTCCAAAAAAGATGTTAATCCAGATTTCCTGATCCGGATTTCATCAAACAATCAGGTATTTATAGAGATCAATTATGTATCAAGCAATCTtacgttgttttgtttatttatttatttatttataattccagtattacggcatgacgccgtattgtagcgttgttttgtttgttgttttttcttttcattataCCACACCAAATACTAAGAGCAATTTCCAATAATGCGCTCTTTTGATCTGACATTCGGTGAAAGAAactaaacacaaaaacactacAAGCTAGGGACACTTAAAATTGCCAGAAACATTATAATGTAAGGGGCGgaccggtggtagaggcgacagcggcgcctgTATTCATATACGACAGGACCGACCGcggttctaatcccatccggaccttTTCAGCGTAATAAGAACTGACTTTCCATCTACGTGGTATCCTTAAAATTCTAGTAAAACAGAAATGGGACAGGCTTTACATGGccgaagaaaagagagagagagagagcgagattataatgtaaacaaaaaggGATGTAAACAACACAATACAACTGCCACCTGTTTACTTTGACGTAACGTAGGTTGTTTGTACTGTATCCTTCTGCGCTTCACTACGGGGTGGTAGTAGGCCATGAA from Anopheles stephensi strain Indian chromosome 2, UCI_ANSTEP_V1.0, whole genome shotgun sequence includes the following:
- the LOC118506081 gene encoding cationic amino acid transporter 4-like — protein: MPSARRMILGHVMSGLCTKMNRTKQLPADLMETPLNRCLNTFDITLLGIGHMVGAGIYVLTGTVAREMAGPAIVLSFILAGLVSLLAALCYAEFGTRVPKAGSAYVYTYVSIGEFWAFVIGWNIILEHMLGAASVARAWSGYVDSMLGNIVANITMEITGEMHEQLLAKYPDFLACFVCLSYAVALAAGVKATAMINSILTTVNVAVMALVVVLGFWYASPDNWSLPEQGFMPYGFGGVLAGAATCFYAFVGFDSIATSGEEAKNPSFSIPLATILSLCVVTVGYVLVSAALTLMIPYNEINPAAALPDAFGMRGITWAKYAISTGAICGMTTTLLGSLFALPRCLYAMASDGLLFSCFGKVNTKTQVPLLNLALSGICSALLALLFDLEKLVEFMSIGTLLAYTIVSASVIVLRYRPISVEETVHLAPDTPGTDEEDGGPALPGTTAGAAGGGIDSSSQSSTIDPSSPTSEMIEIALAGRLRPQFRWLEPVLGRCEPGVACSGAVLMFCVLSVAVCFQLENSWDELYNGTWWALGLYGFLLFCLVACVVVISAHHQNKRGLQFKVPFVPYIPALSIFCNIELMVHLSFLTWLRFFIWLSIGMLVYFLYGIHNSKEGELGTSYSMLMSTSEAIRGWGSTSTALGGGTKVTVTKIIKGRISRKTAGDRQAIVDDDDDEDS